The DNA segment GTCGAAGCCGCCCGATCTATGCCCCACACGCTGCGATCAATCCAGATCGCTGACGAACAGCTCGCCGAGCTGACGATGCTTTGCGGCTTCGACGACGACCTGGCTAAAGCCACCGCCACGTCGAACCGGATCCGAGGATTGCTGACCCAGATCCATCCGGCCCTGGAACGAGTCCTTGGCCCACGCCTGGACCACCCCGCCGTGTTGGACCTGCTGCGTACCTGGCCTACCCCCGAAGCGTTACGCCACGCCGGTCGACGCCGGATCGGGAACCGGCTAACAAAGCAGGCGCCCCGCATGGGTGAACGCCTCGCCGCGGACATCATCGCCGCCCTCGATCAGCAAACAGTCACCGTCGTAGGAACGAACGCGGCAACCATCGTGCCACCCAGCTGGCCAGGATGCTCGCCGACATCAGAGAATCCCGGGACACGGTCTTCGCCCAGGTCGAAGCACTCGTGGAGGCCCACCCTCTTCACCCGGTCCTGACATCGCTCCCGGCGGTCGGTGTCAGGACCGCAGCGCGAATTCTGACCGAGATCGTCGGGAAAGACTTCGCCTCCGCCGGACATCTGGCTTCCTACGCCGGACTGGCCCCAGTGACCTGGCGGTCCGGAACATCCATCCGCGGGGACCACCCGTCACGGAAGGGAAACAAGGTCCTCAAACGAGCCCTGTTTCTCTCCGCTTTTGCGGCACTCAAGGACCCGCCATCCAGGGCCTACTACGACCGAAAACGGGCCGAAGGTAAAAGACATAACCAAGCCCTCATTGCACTCGCCCGCCGCCGCTGCGACACCCTCTTCGCCATGCTCAGAGACGGAACCTTCTACGAACCACGACCGGCCACAGCCGCTTGGCGAAAACCATAGAGGCACCCCCCGCGTCGGAGCGCCAGGGCTCGTCCAGGGATCCTGAGTTCGGTCAACTCCTCACGGATTGGCCCATCGTTCAAAACCACGACCGTATGCCCGGCAATGACCTCCAGCTGGCCTAGGGTCTGGCACCGCCTGGTGTACCTCGGCCCCTTCAGCCGCCAAGGTACACCAGCAGCCCGGGGCAGGGGGCGCCGCCGGGGGATTCAGCTCGTCGATTCCGACGTTGGAGTGAATTCTGTCAGGAGGCGGAACCCCAGGCGGTCGACGGACCTGTGAACCGCCGAGAGCACTACAACGCCGGTGCCGGCCTCCCGGTCGAGTCCGATCCAGCTGCTGAAGCCCCCACTGGCGCCATTGTGCCAGGTAATCGGGCGGCCCCGGTGCTCGAGTGTGATCCACCCGGCGCCGATACCGACCCGTGGGGTGAACTCGGCGACGGGATCGAGCGCGGAGAGACCCCGGGCTGTGCCGTCGAGAACCGAACGAAGGAAGCCACGCATGGTGCTGATGTCCGCGCGTACGCCTCCCGCGGGCGCGACGGCTTCCCCGACCCACGCCGCCATGGGGCGCCCGAAGCGACCGTATCCTGTCAGGTCCGCCTCGCCGAGGTCCTCCGCGTGGAAGGGGGTTGAAAAGCCGGGTCCAAGGACGTCCCGCAGGAGTTGTCCGTAACTGCTCCCGGCGGCTTTGGCGACGGCGTGTCCGAGTAATTGGAAACCAAGGTTCGAATACTTGGGCCGGGGGGCACCAAGGCGCAGGCCATGTGTCTGGTCCAGTAGCTCGACCAGCGAATCACCGTAAGGGTTCTCACCCCGGAGCAGGAATCTCAGGTTCCGACGAAGCGGTTGCATTCTCCGGGGCAGACCGGGCAGGCCGGAGCGGTGAATGGCCAGGGAACCCAGGCTCACGGAACCAACCTGCCCGTGATCTTCAAGGGGGAGTAGTTCGCGAAGGACTGTCGTCGGCGAGACGAGGCCGCGCTCCGTCGCGTCTCGATACGCCATGCCGGTAAGCGCCTTTGAGATCGACGCAATTTCGAAGAAAGAACCACGGCTTGCACCGATCGTCGCGGTCCTCTCCCGCTCTGGAGATATGACCGCCACAGCTGCCGCATGTGGTCGGAACGCGCGCTCCACGGAGCGCACAAGGTCGGCGTCCCCTGTCCAGTCAGTCTTCACAACAAATTTCCCCTCTCGGTGCGCAGTGCACGTGCGTTCAATACCGTAATCCGCCCGGCCTTCAGTCGGTGTCAACTACGGTTGACGGTCTCGCCGAGTCAACCATAGTTGACGTCGACCGGAGGGTCAACTTTGGTTGACCCTCCGGTCGGGGAAATCTGCATGGGTTTCCTAGTACACGCCGTGGAACGGCGGCGAGGGGAATGCCGTCCCAATTCCGGCTCTGCTGTGGAGACTGTCTCGAGGTTCGGGGTGGAGCGCTTGGGCGGCCGTGGCGGCTTCGAGGTCATGAACTCAGATTTTTAGTGCAGCAGAGGCCGGCCCGTGCCCGTGCATCTTCGGTCAGGGGCCTTGGGTCGAATTGACCGGTGAGACGGTTCGTGATGGTGCCTGGAGGCACGCACCCGGGCAGCTCCGCGCTTCGAGTGGGACCACGGTCGACGTTTACTGTTTGCCGTACTTCTTATGGACGGCCTGCTTGGTCACGCCCAGACTCTGGGCAATAGCTTCCCATGACAGGCCCGCCTGCCGAGCATTGCGGACGAGACCAGCTTCACTGCGCGCCACTTCCCGATGAAGCTCGGCAATGATCTGCAAAGCTTCGGCCGGCCCCTTGCTATCCATCGATGCAACAAGTGTTTTCATCATCTCCACCTCCATTCGTCAATACTAGTTGACGAATGGAGGTGGCACTCCATCCTGCACCCGAAGTTGCACTGCGCTTGTGTTTCTCTCAGCTGAATCAAGGGCGGCCGCGATAGTCTCATCACGACCCCGCCCCCCGCAGTGATCCACCAGTATCGGCGCCGAATGTACGACGCTCGAGCACCGGGGGTCGGGCGATCACCCGGCACAACGGCGCCACAGGGGCACAACGACGCTCATCTGAGCCTTTACAGCATCTTTCGGCGTTCGGAGGTGGATCGAGGTGAGGTTTTGGGGCTGACTGTGCGGTGGGTTCGATCAGAGGATGCGCCGCTGGCAGCTACGTCCTGTTCTCAGTATTGGGGCGTCTTGGCGCTGCTCGTTTGCTCCCGTGTCGCCCGTGTTGCCAGGAACGCCAGTGGCAGCACAAAGATAATGACGACTATAGTGAGCTGGGGATTTCTCGCTGCTTTCGCTGCCCGTCTCGGCTCCAACCGTGCCAACGACTCACTAATTCCAGCAACCACCCGCTGGTTCAACATTGGCTTCACCTCCTAGGTCTGCCATGACGTCCCTCTCTAATCACCGAACATGGGGCCGGGTTCCTGTCAGTCGCCCCTCGCCCTCGAGCGACCAGTCCGCAACTCGGGTGCTCTTTGCAACGATCCACGGGACAAGCGAAAGCGGTCGCGGACCGACGTCATCCCATTTCTGCGAAGGCTCGAACTGGGAAAGTGCCGAAATCGATGATTTTCGGTGGGACCGCTGTGAAGCGAGAGCCCCTCTCCGGCAGATTGGCGAGGTTGGTGAGGTGTTCGACAATATGGATCCCAGCGCCCAGCAGAATGCTGTGGGCTGGCCGGTCACCCCCGGAATCCTTGTCATCAATGTTGAGGGAGTCGATGCCGACCAAAGTTACGCCCGCATCGGCCAGGAAACCTGCACCCTCCTCGGACAAAAAGGGAGCGCCGGTCGCGTATGCAGCAGTGCCGAAGTGTCGATCCCAGCCGGTATGGAGGAGAACTGCCTTCCCCTTCAGGTCCCGTTTCCGGAAGGCTCCGGCGTGTATACCACGTCCAGAGCCCAGGGGTACGTGGACCACCTCGGCGTCTAGGCCGACAAGTGTTCTGAGTTCCAGTCCTGCGAGGTCGGCCCCGCCTGAGAAGCAGTGAAACGGGCTGTCGATGTAGGTGCCCGTGTTGCCGATCATTGTGATCGTGTCGAGCGTGAACTCCGAGCCGGGGGAGAACCGGGTCGGTGATTGCTCACGTGATAGATACGACGCGATCGTGGGCGCTGGTAATCCCGGATAGGTTACCGCCCCTGCGGCGATCGTATGGCTCAGGTCAACCACCCGGCGGGCGGGACGCTCAAAGGACGGTGCACTTGAGCTGGGTGTTGGCATCAGTTCTTACCTTTCAAAGCGGTGAATAGCTGCAAAAGCATAGAGGCCGTTCTCGTGCATGGAACGGGAAAGACTCGTCGCTACCGACCCTCGAGCGCGTCACTGGTACGACAATGAGCTCCGCACCACCGTGACCACCGCTGCAGTGGTGAACGCCCGATGAACTCGGGGGACTGGGCGTCGGGCTAGGCTGCCGACGGCCATGCAGGATCAACCGCTGGACGGCCCCCGCCGTCTTCTGCCTGCCAAAAACCATCATGAAAACATGCTGTCACTCGTTGAAGTCGAGAGTGCATGGCAGAAATGTCCGGTAACGAAAGGATTCTGCTCACTTGATGTGGGGCCAGTACAGTGGCCCTATGCACCGAGTCGTAGCTTTGGCACTGCCTGATGTGGTTGCTTTTGACCTCGCCATTCCAGCGCAGGTTTTCGGTCACGTGGACGAACGGAGTCGCTATTCTTTCCGAGTCTGCGCAGCGCAGCCGGGTCTGGTGCCTACGACTTCTGGATACTCCATCCAGGCCGCTGATGGGCTGGATGCCCTTCTGTCCGCGGACACCATCGTGGTACCAGGCTATGAACCACTCAATGATCCTCCGGCCGAAGTCTGCCAAGCGCTCCGTCAAGCCGCGGCCAATGGAGCCCGCGTTGTGTCGGTGTGTACGGGCGCTTTTGCTCTTGCAGCATCAGGCCTTCTGGACGGTAAACGAGCAACCACCCACTGGAGAAACGCCGCCCGCCTTCAAACCCTGTACCCGGAGATTACCGTCGATGCGGACGTTCTGTACGTAGACCAAGGGAACGTCAGCACCAGCGCCGGCGTCGCAGCAGGCATCGATCTATGCCTTCATTTGGTTCGTAAGGATTTCGGGACCGAAGCGGCGAATAGTATTGCGCGGCGGATGGTCGTGGCCCCGCATCGCGAAGGAGGTCAGGTCCAATTCATGGAAAGACCAGTAGCCGCTCCCCTAACTCTCTTCTCCGACACGTGCGAGTGGGCTAGGCAGAACCTGACTCAACCGCTCACAGTAGACGAAATGGCTGACCATGCAGGTTGGGCATCCAGAAGCTTCACCCGCAAATTCACCGCCGAAGCAGGAACGACGCCCCTGAAATGGTTGAACGATCAACGCATAGCTGAAGCCTGTCGGCTCCTAGAGACCACCGATCTAACAGTGAGTGCTATTGCATCCAAGACAGGTCTGGGAACGACCGCGAATTTTCGCCTTCACTTTACCCGAAAACTCAATACGACGCCCTCGAGCTACCGCCGCCTCTATCAAGGTAGGAACCGGCAAGCTGCACCGGCGTAAACCTTACCTATTTGGCAGTGGCCTGAGCCGGGTGACCACAGGTTCCTTATCGGTTGGTCCGTCTTCGCTGCACTCCAGTACCTGCAAGGGCCGCTCTACAGCCCGGTCGCTGTAAAGGGTGCTTGCTCGCTGAGAATACCAACCAATTGCTGCGCCTCGAACATCAAGGCAGTGGAACTCCCAAGAACCATAATGGCTCCCGGAGGTTCCCTAAGTCAGCGGATTCCGACCTCTATGAGCCCCCGTTCGGGTTCAGTCGCTTTTCGGTCCCAGCTCTTTGGACGAGCCAGGTTGCTGCCTTCGACGTCGAGGTCTGGAAGGATGCGTGACAGCCAGTCCGCACACCATCAGGCAGCGCGGCCGAAGAGATGCATGAATGCAGGGAGGAGAGTCATGCTGACAATGAAAGCTTCGACAAATACCGACCGCAAGGGCGAACCCGTTGGCAGAGATGTTCGGGACCTCAGAGAAAACGAATCCACCAAAAACGGCCATCATGATGATTGCAGCGCCGATAACGACCCGTGCTCCATGGCTGTAGCCATCCGGACTAGCGCGGCGCGCGTCGCCGCTCTGAATATAGGATTCACGCATGCCGGACACCACGAACATCTGGTAATCAATGGCCAGGCCAAACAGGACGCCGTCCACCGGGATGACCTACTCGATGGCAGAGGTCCCGTCGTCGCTAATACCTGCTGGATTCACAGCCGAGACGTACTCAGCCTCGGCGAACTCTTGAGCCAGGGCGGCCACAGCTGTCTCCGCGTTGATCCCCTCCGGCACCGCGGCCGCCACTGAAGACGGGCCGTTCGCA comes from the Arthrobacter sp. CAN_C5 genome and includes:
- a CDS encoding serine hydrolase domain-containing protein, which produces MKTDWTGDADLVRSVERAFRPHAAAVAVISPERERTATIGASRGSFFEIASISKALTGMAYRDATERGLVSPTTVLRELLPLEDHGQVGSVSLGSLAIHRSGLPGLPRRMQPLRRNLRFLLRGENPYGDSLVELLDQTHGLRLGAPRPKYSNLGFQLLGHAVAKAAGSSYGQLLRDVLGPGFSTPFHAEDLGEADLTGYGRFGRPMAAWVGEAVAPAGGVRADISTMRGFLRSVLDGTARGLSALDPVAEFTPRVGIGAGWITLEHRGRPITWHNGASGGFSSWIGLDREAGTGVVVLSAVHRSVDRLGFRLLTEFTPTSESTS
- a CDS encoding AsnC family protein, with translation MEVEMMKTLVASMDSKGPAEALQIIAELHREVARSEAGLVRNARQAGLSWEAIAQSLGVTKQAVHKKYGKQ
- a CDS encoding cyclase family protein, with protein sequence MPTPSSSAPSFERPARRVVDLSHTIAAGAVTYPGLPAPTIASYLSREQSPTRFSPGSEFTLDTITMIGNTGTYIDSPFHCFSGGADLAGLELRTLVGLDAEVVHVPLGSGRGIHAGAFRKRDLKGKAVLLHTGWDRHFGTAAYATGAPFLSEEGAGFLADAGVTLVGIDSLNIDDKDSGGDRPAHSILLGAGIHIVEHLTNLANLPERGSRFTAVPPKIIDFGTFPVRAFAEMG
- a CDS encoding GlxA family transcriptional regulator; this encodes MHRVVALALPDVVAFDLAIPAQVFGHVDERSRYSFRVCAAQPGLVPTTSGYSIQAADGLDALLSADTIVVPGYEPLNDPPAEVCQALRQAAANGARVVSVCTGAFALAASGLLDGKRATTHWRNAARLQTLYPEITVDADVLYVDQGNVSTSAGVAAGIDLCLHLVRKDFGTEAANSIARRMVVAPHREGGQVQFMERPVAAPLTLFSDTCEWARQNLTQPLTVDEMADHAGWASRSFTRKFTAEAGTTPLKWLNDQRIAEACRLLETTDLTVSAIASKTGLGTTANFRLHFTRKLNTTPSSYRRLYQGRNRQAAPA
- a CDS encoding MMPL family transporter, which codes for MDGVLFGLAIDYQMFVVSGMRESYIQSGDARRASPDGYSHGARVVIGAAIIMMAVFGGFVFSEVPNISANGFALAVGICRSFHCQHDSPPCIHASLRPRCLMVCGLAVTHPSRPRRRRQQPGSSKELGPKSD